Proteins found in one Balaenoptera musculus isolate JJ_BM4_2016_0621 chromosome 4, mBalMus1.pri.v3, whole genome shotgun sequence genomic segment:
- the CDV3 gene encoding protein CDV3 homolog isoform X2, whose translation MAEMEERSLDNFFAKRDKKKKKERSNRAASAAGSAGGAGGSSGAAGAAGGGAGAGTRPGDSGTAGAGATGPGAATKVVTKDEDEWKEFEQKEVDYSGLRVQAMQISEKEEDENEKREDPGDNWEEGGGGGGGVEKSSGPWNKTAPVQAPPAPVVVTETPEPTMTSGVYRPPGARLTTTRKAPQGPPEIYSDTQFPSLQSTAKHVESRNRYLK comes from the exons CAACTTCTTCGCCAagagagacaagaagaagaagaaggagcgGAGCAACCGGGCGGCGAGCGCCGCGGGCTCGGCCGGCGGCGCCGGCGGGAGCAGCGGAGCCGCGGGCGCGGCGGGCGGTGGGGCGGGCGCGGGGACCCGGCCGGGCGACAGCGGGACCGCGGGCGCGGGGGCCACGGGCCCTGGGGCCGCCACCAAGGTTGTGACAAAG GATGAAGATGAGTGGAAAGAATTTGAGCAAAAAGAGGTTGATTACAGCGGCCTAAGAGTTCAAGCAATGCAAATAAG TGAAAAGgaagaagatgaaaatgaaaaaagagaagatccAGGTGATAACTGGGAAGAAGgcggaggaggtggtggtggtgtagaAAAATCTTCAGGTCCCTGGAATAAAACAGCTCCGGTACAAGCACCTCCTGCTCCAGTAGTTG TTACAGAAACCCCAGAACCGACAATGACTAGTGGCGTGTATAGGCCTCCTGGGGCCAGGTTGACCACAACAAGGAAAGCCCCCCAAGGACCACCAGAAATCTACAGTGATACACAGTTCCCATCCCTGCAGTCCACTGCCAAGCATGTAGAAAGCCGGAA CAGGTACTTAAAATGA
- the CDV3 gene encoding protein CDV3 homolog isoform X4 — protein MAEMEERSLDNFFAKRDKKKKKERSNRAASAAGSAGGAGGSSGAAGAAGGGAGAGTRPGDSGTAGAGATGPGAATKVVTKDEDEWKEFEQKEVDYSGLRVQAMQISEKEEDENEKREDPGDNWEEGGGGGGGVEKSSGPWNKTAPVQAPPAPVVVTETPEPTMTSGVYRPPGARLTTTRKAPQGPPEIYSDTQFPSLQSTAKHVESRK, from the exons CAACTTCTTCGCCAagagagacaagaagaagaagaaggagcgGAGCAACCGGGCGGCGAGCGCCGCGGGCTCGGCCGGCGGCGCCGGCGGGAGCAGCGGAGCCGCGGGCGCGGCGGGCGGTGGGGCGGGCGCGGGGACCCGGCCGGGCGACAGCGGGACCGCGGGCGCGGGGGCCACGGGCCCTGGGGCCGCCACCAAGGTTGTGACAAAG GATGAAGATGAGTGGAAAGAATTTGAGCAAAAAGAGGTTGATTACAGCGGCCTAAGAGTTCAAGCAATGCAAATAAG TGAAAAGgaagaagatgaaaatgaaaaaagagaagatccAGGTGATAACTGGGAAGAAGgcggaggaggtggtggtggtgtagaAAAATCTTCAGGTCCCTGGAATAAAACAGCTCCGGTACAAGCACCTCCTGCTCCAGTAGTTG TTACAGAAACCCCAGAACCGACAATGACTAGTGGCGTGTATAGGCCTCCTGGGGCCAGGTTGACCACAACAAGGAAAGCCCCCCAAGGACCACCAGAAATCTACAGTGATACACAGTTCCCATCCCTGCAGTCCACTGCCAAGCATGTAGAAAGCCGGAA GTAA
- the CDV3 gene encoding protein CDV3 homolog isoform X3, producing MAEMEERSLDNFFAKRDKKKKKERSNRAASAAGSAGGAGGSSGAAGAAGGGAGAGTRPGDSGTAGAGATGPGAATKVVTKDEDEWKEFEQKEVDYSGLRVQAMQISEKEEDENEKREDPGDNWEEGGGGGGGVEKSSGPWNKTAPVQAPPAPVVVTETPEPTMTSGVYRPPGARLTTTRKAPQGPPEIYSDTQFPSLQSTAKHVESRKY from the exons CAACTTCTTCGCCAagagagacaagaagaagaagaaggagcgGAGCAACCGGGCGGCGAGCGCCGCGGGCTCGGCCGGCGGCGCCGGCGGGAGCAGCGGAGCCGCGGGCGCGGCGGGCGGTGGGGCGGGCGCGGGGACCCGGCCGGGCGACAGCGGGACCGCGGGCGCGGGGGCCACGGGCCCTGGGGCCGCCACCAAGGTTGTGACAAAG GATGAAGATGAGTGGAAAGAATTTGAGCAAAAAGAGGTTGATTACAGCGGCCTAAGAGTTCAAGCAATGCAAATAAG TGAAAAGgaagaagatgaaaatgaaaaaagagaagatccAGGTGATAACTGGGAAGAAGgcggaggaggtggtggtggtgtagaAAAATCTTCAGGTCCCTGGAATAAAACAGCTCCGGTACAAGCACCTCCTGCTCCAGTAGTTG TTACAGAAACCCCAGAACCGACAATGACTAGTGGCGTGTATAGGCCTCCTGGGGCCAGGTTGACCACAACAAGGAAAGCCCCCCAAGGACCACCAGAAATCTACAGTGATACACAGTTCCCATCCCTGCAGTCCACTGCCAAGCATGTAGAAAGCCGGAA
- the CDV3 gene encoding protein CDV3 homolog isoform X1 — protein sequence MAEMEERSLDNFFAKRDKKKKKERSNRAASAAGSAGGAGGSSGAAGAAGGGAGAGTRPGDSGTAGAGATGPGAATKVVTKDEDEWKEFEQKEVDYSGLRVQAMQISEKEEDENEKREDPGDNWEEGGGGGGGVEKSSGPWNKTAPVQAPPAPVVVTETPEPTMTSGVYRPPGARLTTTRKAPQGPPEIYSDTQFPSLQSTAKHVESRKDKEMEKSFEVVRHKTRGRDEGSKNQALKLQLDNQYAVLENQKSSHTQYN from the exons CAACTTCTTCGCCAagagagacaagaagaagaagaaggagcgGAGCAACCGGGCGGCGAGCGCCGCGGGCTCGGCCGGCGGCGCCGGCGGGAGCAGCGGAGCCGCGGGCGCGGCGGGCGGTGGGGCGGGCGCGGGGACCCGGCCGGGCGACAGCGGGACCGCGGGCGCGGGGGCCACGGGCCCTGGGGCCGCCACCAAGGTTGTGACAAAG GATGAAGATGAGTGGAAAGAATTTGAGCAAAAAGAGGTTGATTACAGCGGCCTAAGAGTTCAAGCAATGCAAATAAG TGAAAAGgaagaagatgaaaatgaaaaaagagaagatccAGGTGATAACTGGGAAGAAGgcggaggaggtggtggtggtgtagaAAAATCTTCAGGTCCCTGGAATAAAACAGCTCCGGTACAAGCACCTCCTGCTCCAGTAGTTG TTACAGAAACCCCAGAACCGACAATGACTAGTGGCGTGTATAGGCCTCCTGGGGCCAGGTTGACCACAACAAGGAAAGCCCCCCAAGGACCACCAGAAATCTACAGTGATACACAGTTCCCATCCCTGCAGTCCACTGCCAAGCATGTAGAAAGCCGGAA ggataaagaaatggagaagagcTTTGAAGTAGTAAGACACAAAACTAGAGGTAGGGATGAGGGTTCAAAAAACCAGGCCCTTAAACTTCAGCTAGACAACCAGTACGCTGTGCTTGAGAATCAGAAAAGCAGCCACACACAGTACAATTAA